The following proteins come from a genomic window of Nitrososphaerota archaeon:
- a CDS encoding MoaD family protein, translating to MSNVKVSFFGILVKITGEKNIDIEALTIRDVINLLIARYGKEFEKAIYNENGELKRFINIYVNGRDIRFLNYFDTKLNNGDEVSIIPAIGGG from the coding sequence ATGAGTAATGTTAAAGTAAGTTTCTTTGGCATTTTAGTTAAAATAACTGGAGAGAAAAACATAGATATTGAAGCTTTAACAATTAGAGATGTTATAAACCTATTAATTGCAAGATATGGAAAAGAGTTTGAAAAAGCGATTTACAATGAAAATGGAGAGCTAAAGAGATTCATTAATATTTATGTTAATGGGAGAGATATACGTTTTCTTAATTATTTTGATACAAAATTAAATAATGGAGATGAAGTTTCAATTATTCCAGCAATAGGAGGAGGCTAA
- a CDS encoding HesA/MoeB/ThiF family protein, protein MFKERIKDLSNEELEFYSRQIVLSEIGYNGQLRLKNAKVCIVGLGGLGSPAALQLAAMGIGYLRLVDFDTVEISNLQRQYLYDIDSLGYPKVEVAAKKLNKLNPNIEIEPLPLSLNVNNAEEIIKGMDVVIDGLDAMAPRYAINRACLKLKIPYVFGAAIMTYGNVSTIIPGKTPCLECFQGNIDDNVLPTCAIVGVHSSILNIIASIEVAEAIRIILGEEPHLANKLLYCDIKDMRFIELKILKSESCPICGSKPSKPPMFLKHELINEICGRRGKRVFVITPKKNLDLNIDELYRFLINNGFNINIKANLGITFKDDLKIAASILKSGIMIVEGADNEKEAYDFYSKIIIEKLKIPRSNIE, encoded by the coding sequence ATGTTTAAAGAGAGGATAAAAGATCTTTCAAATGAAGAATTAGAATTTTATTCTCGACAGATAGTACTTTCAGAAATTGGTTATAATGGACAATTGAGATTAAAAAATGCTAAAGTTTGCATAGTTGGTTTGGGCGGGCTAGGTTCTCCCGCAGCATTACAATTAGCAGCCATGGGTATAGGTTATTTACGATTAGTTGATTTTGATACTGTCGAGATTTCAAATTTACAGAGACAGTATCTTTATGATATAGATTCTTTAGGATACCCAAAAGTTGAAGTAGCAGCAAAAAAATTAAATAAGCTAAATCCGAATATAGAAATAGAACCTTTACCTTTATCTTTAAATGTAAATAATGCTGAGGAAATAATTAAAGGTATGGATGTAGTAATCGATGGATTAGATGCTATGGCTCCTCGTTATGCTATAAATAGAGCTTGTTTAAAACTTAAAATACCTTATGTTTTTGGTGCTGCAATAATGACATATGGAAATGTTTCTACGATAATACCAGGTAAAACTCCTTGCTTAGAATGCTTCCAAGGGAATATCGATGATAATGTATTGCCAACATGTGCTATAGTAGGTGTTCATTCATCAATATTAAATATTATAGCTAGTATTGAAGTAGCTGAAGCAATAAGGATAATTCTTGGAGAAGAACCTCATTTAGCAAACAAGTTACTTTATTGTGATATTAAAGATATGAGATTTATAGAATTAAAAATTCTAAAATCAGAAAGCTGTCCAATATGTGGTTCAAAACCATCAAAACCCCCTATGTTTTTAAAACATGAATTGATTAATGAAATTTGTGGTAGAAGAGGAAAAAGAGTTTTTGTTATCACACCAAAGAAAAATTTAGATTTAAATATTGATGAGTTATATCGCTTCTTAATAAATAATGGTTTTAATATTAATATTAAAGCTAATCTTGGTATAACATTCAAAGATGATTTAAAAATAGCAGCAAGTATTTTAAAAAGTGGGATAATGATAGTTGAAGGAGCAGATAATGAAAAAGAAGCTTATGATTTTTATAGTAAAATAATAATTGAAAAATTAAAGATTCCTAGATCAAATATTGAATAA
- a CDS encoding flavin reductase family protein: protein MNKVEVPNNFFPYLLHPYNSTLVTTIDKNSKPNIIVIAWIIPLSRNPPYLAMAIHKNRYSYKLIAESKEFVVNIPSYDLAKKVIFCGRRSGRDVDKFKETGLTPEKAKMVSPPIIKDCIAHIECKLDRIIEVGDHDLFIGKVLTAYASKDFFDEHYNFKNFKPLLHAGGDFFITTIDKIEKYTP from the coding sequence ATGAATAAAGTTGAAGTACCAAATAATTTTTTCCCTTATCTTCTACATCCATATAATTCTACATTAGTAACAACTATAGATAAAAATAGTAAACCAAATATCATCGTAATTGCTTGGATAATTCCATTAAGCAGAAATCCACCTTATTTAGCAATGGCTATTCATAAAAATAGATATAGCTATAAATTAATTGCAGAAAGTAAAGAATTTGTTGTAAATATTCCATCCTATGATTTAGCTAAAAAAGTAATTTTCTGTGGAAGAAGAAGTGGTAGAGATGTTGATAAATTTAAAGAAACAGGATTAACTCCAGAAAAAGCTAAAATGGTTTCTCCACCAATAATAAAAGATTGTATAGCTCATATAGAATGTAAATTAGATAGAATAATTGAAGTTGGAGATCATGATTTATTTATAGGAAAAGTTTTAACAGCATATGCTTCAAAAGATTTTTTTGATGAACATTATAATTTTAAGAATTTTAAACCACTTTTACATGCTGGAGGAGATTTTTTCATAACAACCATAGATAAAATTGAAAAATACACTCCTTAG
- a CDS encoding iron-sulfur cluster assembly scaffold protein yields the protein MSSRIPLPYNPKVLELFKNPKNLGKMEDADALAVAGSIACGDMIAIYLKIDKNSQKIIKASFESYGCAANIAASSILTEIIKDKTLEEAWQISWKRISDELGGLPAVKYHCGILAVGALRRAIRAYFKDKPKPNWLPEELTQDEKHALEEEKLIEILSRKIERIKENY from the coding sequence ATGTCTAGTAGAATTCCTTTACCATATAATCCTAAAGTTTTAGAACTTTTTAAAAACCCAAAGAATTTAGGTAAAATGGAAGATGCAGATGCTTTAGCTGTAGCTGGGAGTATAGCTTGTGGGGATATGATTGCAATATACTTAAAAATAGATAAAAATTCTCAAAAAATAATTAAAGCATCATTTGAAAGTTATGGATGTGCAGCAAATATAGCAGCTTCAAGTATATTAACTGAGATTATTAAAGATAAAACATTAGAAGAAGCTTGGCAAATTTCTTGGAAAAGAATTTCAGATGAGCTCGGAGGCCTTCCAGCTGTAAAATATCATTGCGGAATACTTGCTGTAGGAGCTTTAAGAAGAGCCATAAGAGCATATTTTAAAGATAAGCCTAAACCAAATTGGCTACCAGAAGAACTTACACAAGATGAGAAACATGCTCTTGAGGAAGAGAAACTTATAGAGATTTTATCACGTAAAATTGAGAGAATTAAAGAAAACTATTAA
- a CDS encoding cysteine desulfurase family protein has translation MSSDIIKDVRSLLEFHGKPKKEVYLDSENSGLIFPEALEALIEAYKNTGYGHPSITHKIGWESYEKLYESSSILANVLNCNLEEIVYTHNGTEANNLAILGLAESYKERKKILVSSIEHLSVIFPADYLQKYGYKVIKIPVDKEGFVNIDFINENIDKNTLLVSIAAVNHEIGTIQDLKTIVDVIKDKDSEIFVHTDACDALGKIKMDLRKLNIDLASFSSHKVYGPKGAGALYVKEGIKLEPIIYGQLSTQRLWPSLENIPSIIGFSKAIEILNSNFEYYTLKMINLRDMLIKNIIEEIEYVLLNGPEGNKRSPDNANLSFLYCEGEALTVELSLNGIYVSSGSACTSRVLEPSHVLLAIGRKYEEAHGSLLMKVTPFHNEEDIEYVIEKMPGIISRIRSISPIKPGGEKNV, from the coding sequence ATGTCTAGTGATATAATTAAAGATGTACGTTCCCTTTTAGAATTTCACGGTAAACCTAAAAAGGAAGTATACCTCGATTCAGAAAATTCTGGATTAATATTTCCTGAAGCTTTGGAAGCACTAATTGAAGCTTATAAAAATACTGGCTATGGTCATCCGTCTATAACTCATAAAATTGGATGGGAATCCTATGAGAAACTTTACGAATCAAGTAGTATATTAGCTAATGTTTTAAATTGTAATCTTGAAGAAATAGTATATACTCATAATGGTACTGAAGCTAATAATTTAGCTATTTTGGGATTAGCCGAATCTTATAAAGAAAGAAAAAAAATACTTGTATCAAGTATAGAGCATTTAAGCGTAATTTTTCCAGCTGATTATCTTCAAAAATATGGATATAAAGTTATTAAAATTCCCGTTGATAAAGAAGGGTTTGTAAATATAGATTTTATAAATGAAAATATTGATAAAAATACTCTTTTGGTAAGTATAGCAGCTGTAAATCATGAAATAGGAACGATACAAGATTTAAAAACAATAGTTGATGTAATTAAAGATAAGGATTCAGAAATATTTGTTCATACAGATGCTTGTGATGCTCTTGGAAAAATTAAAATGGATTTAAGAAAATTGAATATAGATTTAGCCTCTTTTAGTAGTCATAAAGTTTATGGACCAAAAGGTGCAGGAGCACTTTATGTAAAAGAAGGAATAAAATTAGAACCTATAATTTATGGACAACTCAGTACTCAAAGGCTTTGGCCAAGTTTAGAGAATATCCCTTCTATAATTGGTTTTTCTAAAGCAATTGAAATTTTAAATTCTAATTTTGAATATTATACTTTAAAAATGATTAATCTTAGAGATATGCTTATAAAAAATATAATTGAAGAAATAGAATATGTACTTTTAAATGGACCTGAAGGAAATAAGCGTTCACCTGATAATGCTAATTTAAGCTTTTTATATTGCGAAGGAGAAGCATTAACTGTTGAACTTAGTTTGAATGGAATATATGTTTCAAGTGGAAGTGCTTGTACAAGTAGAGTTTTAGAACCTAGTCATGTACTTTTAGCTATAGGAAGGAAATATGAAGAAGCTCATGGAAGTTTATTAATGAAAGTTACTCCATTTCATAATGAAGAAGATATAGAATATGTGATTGAAAAAATGCCTGGAATAATATCTAGGATACGTTCAATTAGTCCAATTAAACCTGGAGGTGAAAAAAATGTCTAG
- a CDS encoding sulfurtransferase TusA family protein: MKVDLVIDARFKFCPGPLLALVEAISKAKPGQIIKLLATDPAAPSDIKEWASNVGHNILKIEKNEDVYEIYVEVK; this comes from the coding sequence ATGAAAGTAGATTTAGTAATTGATGCAAGATTTAAGTTTTGTCCAGGACCTTTATTAGCATTAGTTGAAGCGATTAGCAAAGCAAAACCAGGGCAAATAATTAAACTTTTAGCTACAGATCCAGCTGCTCCCTCTGATATAAAAGAGTGGGCTTCCAATGTAGGACATAATATTTTAAAAATTGAGAAGAATGAAGATGTATATGAAATATACGTGGAGGTTAAATAG
- a CDS encoding DsrE/DsrF/DrsH-like family protein: MPKISIILASERIDKIYPAIILATSSVALGWDAEIFFTFWALLALKKGYETKNVSLDYNEYKESLIKMIESGKIPEWKNMIKSFKNIGKLKIYACSTTMDLFGINKENLEDFVDDIVGAPTFLSKAKDSEINLFIS; the protein is encoded by the coding sequence ATGCCTAAAATATCTATCATATTAGCTTCCGAAAGAATAGATAAAATTTATCCAGCAATAATACTTGCAACTAGTTCTGTTGCTTTAGGATGGGATGCTGAAATATTTTTCACTTTTTGGGCTTTATTAGCTTTAAAGAAAGGATATGAAACTAAAAATGTAAGCTTAGACTATAATGAATATAAGGAATCTTTAATAAAAATGATAGAATCAGGTAAAATTCCAGAATGGAAAAATATGATTAAATCTTTTAAAAATATTGGTAAACTTAAAATCTATGCTTGCTCAACAACAATGGATTTATTTGGAATTAATAAAGAAAATCTTGAAGATTTTGTAGATGATATAGTTGGTGCTCCAACTTTCTTATCTAAAGCTAAAGATTCTGAAATAAACTTATTTATTTCTTAA
- a CDS encoding manganese-dependent inorganic pyrophosphatase — protein sequence MTEIIVIGHKNPDTDSIIAAIAYAFLKNKIDNRNNYIAAKCGEINKETKAVLKKASLNEPILIENISGKKVILIDHNEFTQACDGIEEAEILEIIDHHKINFSYPLPIYYHAEPIGSTSTIITKMFFEKNIVIEKNIALALLAAILSDTVVFKSSTTTNEDYEIAKKLAEIAKIKDIEAFGIEIKKEKASIIGKSIEEIVLSDFKEYNFKKGKVGIGQIEIVDFEEVEERKKEIINGMEKIKNNEKFDLVLLMATNIILGDTQLLCVGDIEKVEMAFNAKVKENCVYLKNVMSRKKDIVPKIEKVFS from the coding sequence ATGACTGAAATAATTGTTATAGGACATAAAAATCCAGATACAGACTCTATAATAGCTGCAATTGCTTATGCTTTTTTAAAAAATAAGATTGATAATAGAAATAATTATATTGCTGCAAAATGTGGAGAAATAAATAAAGAAACTAAAGCAGTACTTAAAAAAGCTTCATTAAATGAGCCAATATTGATTGAAAATATTTCTGGAAAAAAAGTTATACTCATTGATCATAATGAATTTACTCAAGCTTGTGATGGTATAGAAGAAGCAGAAATTTTAGAAATAATAGATCATCATAAAATTAATTTCTCTTATCCTTTACCAATATATTATCATGCTGAACCAATAGGTTCAACATCTACAATAATTACTAAAATGTTTTTTGAAAAAAATATTGTAATAGAAAAAAATATTGCTCTAGCTTTATTAGCAGCAATACTCAGTGATACAGTAGTTTTTAAATCAAGCACTACTACAAATGAAGATTACGAAATTGCTAAAAAACTTGCTGAAATTGCTAAAATTAAAGATATCGAAGCTTTTGGAATAGAAATAAAGAAGGAAAAAGCAAGTATAATTGGAAAATCAATAGAAGAGATAGTTCTTAGTGATTTTAAAGAATATAATTTTAAAAAAGGTAAAGTTGGTATTGGACAAATTGAAATTGTTGATTTTGAAGAAGTTGAAGAAAGGAAGAAAGAAATTATAAATGGAATGGAAAAAATTAAAAATAATGAAAAATTTGATTTAGTATTATTAATGGCAACAAACATTATTTTAGGCGATACTCAGCTTTTATGTGTTGGAGATATAGAAAAAGTCGAAATGGCATTTAATGCAAAAGTGAAAGAAAATTGTGTTTATCTAAAAAATGTTATGTCAAGGAAAAAGGACATTGTACCTAAGATCGAAAAAGTATTTTCATAA
- a CDS encoding cation diffusion facilitator family transporter has translation MNNKANIKALSYALFLTLIIMFFEIIGSIISGSLALMSDAAHMLIDSTSLIVAFIALKISEKKPTENKTYGFYRAEILSAFINGILLAFVAFYIFREAYLRLFNPINILEKPMLIVAIIGLSVNIFSALILFKPSNLSLSIKGAFLHVLSDAVSSIGVIIGGIIIFFTKLYVVDTLIGIGISILIFRGSYQLLKEAINVLMEGVPKGLKLENIINEIIKVKGVKNIHDIHVWSIATNVNALSAHIVLDNISLKEADKILNEINILLKNKFNITHTTLQIECDLCPKGTICIFSPENENQKDKTFLRE, from the coding sequence ATGAATAATAAGGCTAACATTAAAGCACTTTCATACGCATTATTTTTAACATTGATAATAATGTTTTTTGAAATTATAGGAAGCATTATTTCTGGAAGTTTAGCTTTAATGAGTGATGCTGCGCATATGTTAATAGATAGTACTTCATTAATAGTTGCTTTTATAGCATTAAAAATTTCTGAAAAAAAGCCTACTGAAAATAAAACTTATGGCTTTTATAGAGCAGAAATTTTATCAGCATTTATAAATGGAATATTGCTTGCTTTTGTAGCATTTTATATTTTTAGAGAAGCCTATTTAAGATTATTCAATCCTATAAATATTCTTGAAAAACCTATGCTTATAGTAGCAATAATAGGATTGAGCGTAAATATTTTTTCAGCCCTCATATTATTTAAGCCTTCAAATTTAAGCTTAAGTATTAAAGGGGCATTTTTACATGTTTTAAGTGATGCTGTTTCTTCTATTGGTGTGATAATAGGTGGAATAATAATATTTTTTACTAAACTTTATGTGGTAGATACTCTCATAGGGATAGGGATAAGTATATTAATATTTAGGGGGTCTTATCAACTTTTGAAAGAGGCTATAAATGTGCTAATGGAAGGAGTGCCAAAAGGATTAAAATTGGAAAACATCATTAATGAAATAATAAAAGTAAAAGGAGTAAAGAATATTCATGATATTCATGTTTGGAGTATTGCAACAAATGTAAATGCATTAAGTGCACATATTGTTTTAGATAACATTTCCCTTAAAGAGGCCGATAAAATTTTAAATGAGATAAATATTTTACTAAAAAATAAATTTAATATAACACACACAACTCTACAAATTGAATGTGATTTATGTCCAAAAGGGACAATATGTATTTTCTCGCCTGAAAATGAAAATCAGAAAGATAAAACATTTTTGAGAGAATAA
- the cyaB gene encoding class IV adenylate cyclase encodes MIEVEFKAKIENYEKFIEVKNKILSLGSKLISKVLEEDIYFQHPLRDFSKTDEALRLRKSNEKYFLTYKGAKISKISKTRLEVQTEVKNFENTKEIFFRLGFKPVAIISKKREVYTLGSTSIYMDEVKDLGYFIEIEEEIENELFIKTIEEKLIKILEKINIPKSSITTKSYLELLLEKI; translated from the coding sequence ATGATTGAAGTGGAATTTAAAGCAAAAATTGAAAATTATGAGAAATTTATAGAAGTGAAAAATAAAATATTAAGCTTAGGAAGTAAATTAATATCTAAAGTTTTAGAAGAAGATATCTATTTCCAACATCCCTTAAGAGATTTTTCTAAAACTGATGAAGCTTTAAGACTTCGCAAATCAAATGAAAAGTATTTTTTAACATATAAGGGAGCAAAGATAAGTAAAATATCAAAAACAAGATTAGAAGTTCAAACTGAAGTTAAAAATTTTGAAAATACTAAAGAAATATTCTTTAGATTAGGATTTAAACCAGTAGCAATCATTTCTAAAAAAAGAGAAGTGTATACTTTAGGAAGTACTTCTATTTATATGGATGAGGTGAAAGACTTAGGATATTTCATAGAAATAGAAGAAGAAATAGAAAATGAACTCTTCATAAAAACAATCGAAGAAAAACTTATTAAAATACTTGAAAAAATAAATATTCCAAAAAGTTCTATAACTACAAAATCTTATTTAGAACTCTTATTAGAAAAAATTTAA
- a CDS encoding LLM class flavin-dependent oxidoreductase: MVNDHFVPWATFAPPKVDHLECWTTISYLSGIFSKMKFGSIVLCNSYRNPALVAKMSFTLNVLTNGRFILGIGAGWKEDVSKN, from the coding sequence TTGGTTAATGATCATTTTGTTCCATGGGCAACTTTTGCCCCTCCTAAAGTTGATCATTTAGAATGTTGGACAACAATATCTTATCTTTCAGGCATATTTAGTAAAATGAAGTTTGGAAGTATTGTATTGTGTAATTCCTATAGAAATCCTGCATTAGTTGCTAAAATGTCTTTTACTCTTAATGTTCTTACAAATGGCAGGTTCATTTTAGGAATTGGTGCAGGTTGGAAAGAAGATGTTTCCAAAAACTAA
- a CDS encoding DUF92 domain-containing protein, translating into MSFIFQIIKAAIVVGLFGAISYKIAIVDLTGLIAGFIIGFTVYASGGEFLFIPLLVFHLVAGIFTKYKYEYKRRKGVAEEKKGARGWKNVSANGVIPAIFALLTIFDNNPFKVFYIAGFFGAVVTALADTLATEIGLLYKGEPRLIINLKKKVPAGTSGGVSILGEVAQIISAFFISITATIFYPRLDFFINILILTIISGFLGSSFDSFLGATIQAMYKCQYCGKETEKKIHCNKETLYLRGYKWLDNNVVNLFAIIFGSVIAILLLYFKVISLPI; encoded by the coding sequence ATGTCTTTTATTTTTCAAATTATAAAAGCAGCTATTGTTGTAGGTTTATTTGGCGCTATTTCGTATAAAATAGCAATAGTAGATTTAACTGGTTTAATAGCTGGTTTTATAATAGGATTTACTGTGTATGCTTCTGGAGGAGAATTTTTATTTATTCCATTATTGGTTTTTCATTTAGTTGCTGGTATATTTACAAAATACAAATATGAATATAAAAGAAGGAAGGGCGTAGCTGAAGAGAAAAAAGGTGCAAGAGGTTGGAAAAATGTATCAGCAAATGGAGTTATACCCGCCATTTTTGCTTTACTTACAATATTTGACAATAATCCATTTAAAGTATTTTATATTGCAGGTTTTTTTGGAGCTGTTGTAACAGCATTAGCAGATACACTTGCAACTGAAATAGGCTTATTGTATAAAGGTGAGCCTAGGTTAATAATAAATTTAAAAAAGAAAGTCCCAGCAGGTACGTCAGGAGGAGTATCTATACTTGGTGAAGTTGCACAAATTATAAGTGCTTTCTTTATTTCAATTACAGCAACAATTTTTTATCCTAGATTGGATTTTTTTATAAATATTCTTATATTAACAATTATAAGTGGCTTCTTAGGCTCATCATTTGATAGCTTTTTAGGCGCGACTATTCAAGCAATGTATAAATGTCAGTATTGTGGAAAAGAAACAGAGAAAAAAATTCATTGTAATAAAGAAACATTATACTTGCGTGGATATAAATGGTTAGATAATAATGTAGTAAATCTTTTTGCTATTATTTTTGGATCAGTGATAGCAATTCTTTTATTATATTTCAAAGTAATAAGTTTACCCATTTGA
- the hisS gene encoding histidine--tRNA ligase produces the protein MPNIGTPRGMDDLLPEEMKIKRWIEEEIRKCFFLYGYEEIETPTVEFYELFEAKSGEEIRERMFVFEDKHKRKMVLRPEMTAPVARLVATKLKNFPLPIRLGYIADCYRYDEPQWGRKRRFWHGGFELIGSDKPIADAEILIISNDVFNRLNIKNHYFKIGHVGILRSIMEEYKINEETQDRFLSLMDQKKYEQAFSLIKEEKKNENIDDLIKIIELLLNISGETNEVFKKGYDLLSSWPIALKKLENLEEIINIAIESGVSNVFHVNLAFARGLEYYTGMIFEQYVPDSPLALNGGGRYDKLISLFGGKDTPAVGCAIGITRLQEYFISKKIYPKDDKKGSIIAFSISDDTVGYLLKVLQVIRKLGIGVKIDISKKKISSIIEHYSKLGYKYLIIAGPEEKESKTISLRDLEKKEQIRIKLENLEEYIKEKLFK, from the coding sequence ATGCCTAATATAGGAACTCCAAGAGGAATGGATGATTTACTTCCTGAAGAAATGAAAATTAAAAGATGGATAGAAGAAGAAATAAGAAAATGTTTTTTCCTATATGGTTATGAAGAAATCGAAACACCTACCGTTGAATTCTATGAATTGTTTGAAGCAAAATCTGGAGAAGAAATTAGAGAAAGAATGTTCGTTTTTGAAGATAAACATAAAAGAAAAATGGTTTTAAGACCTGAAATGACAGCCCCAGTAGCAAGATTAGTTGCAACAAAATTAAAAAACTTTCCTCTTCCTATTCGTTTAGGATACATAGCAGATTGTTATCGTTATGATGAACCGCAATGGGGTAGAAAAAGAAGATTTTGGCATGGCGGTTTTGAATTAATTGGAAGTGATAAACCAATTGCAGATGCAGAAATTTTAATTATTTCTAATGATGTTTTTAATAGACTTAATATTAAAAATCATTATTTCAAAATTGGACATGTTGGAATATTAAGAAGTATTATGGAAGAATATAAGATAAATGAAGAAACTCAAGATAGATTTTTATCGCTTATGGATCAAAAAAAGTATGAACAAGCATTTTCTCTTATAAAAGAAGAGAAGAAAAATGAGAATATAGATGATTTAATAAAAATTATAGAGCTCTTACTAAATATTTCAGGAGAAACTAATGAAGTATTCAAAAAAGGATATGATTTATTATCTTCATGGCCCATTGCATTGAAAAAATTGGAGAATCTTGAAGAAATAATTAACATTGCTATAGAAAGTGGAGTGAGTAATGTATTTCATGTAAATTTAGCTTTTGCAAGAGGGTTAGAATATTATACTGGAATGATATTTGAACAATATGTCCCAGATTCTCCTTTAGCATTAAATGGGGGAGGAAGATATGACAAACTTATTTCTTTATTTGGTGGAAAAGATACACCTGCAGTTGGATGTGCTATAGGAATAACTAGATTACAAGAGTACTTTATTAGTAAAAAAATTTATCCTAAAGATGATAAAAAAGGAAGTATAATTGCTTTTAGCATAAGTGATGATACTGTTGGTTATCTTTTGAAAGTATTACAAGTAATTAGAAAGTTAGGTATAGGAGTAAAAATCGATATATCAAAAAAGAAAATTTCTTCAATAATAGAGCATTATAGTAAACTTGGTTATAAGTATTTAATAATTGCTGGTCCTGAAGAAAAGGAAAGTAAAACTATTTCTTTAAGAGATTTAGAAAAGAAAGAACAAATAAGAATAAAATTAGAAAATTTAGAAGAATATATTAAAGAAAAACTATTTAAATAA
- a CDS encoding UbiA family prenyltransferase gives MLRKKIIGLFKMTRSINGLLMIIAVIVGILASQKKNLFLKNIILGGLTAYSLNSSSMVLNDYFDREIDSINAPNKPLPSKIISEKEAILFSFILTMIGLFSSLLISYSCLIIASFFYIASFLYNWKLKKTGLIGNMIVSLCVAAPFLYGGLISDGEITLRIALFSITAFIANTGREVIKGIADVEGDAIKDVKSIARLFGNKIAAKIGVLFFIIAILLSFIPLIYNLVYPLFYIPLIVITDLGFIYSSYKIIKNPTKENTLKIKKIVLIWMLTALLAFLVGGFYA, from the coding sequence ATGTTAAGAAAAAAAATTATTGGATTATTTAAAATGACTCGATCTATAAATGGTTTATTAATGATTATTGCAGTAATAGTTGGAATTCTTGCTTCTCAAAAGAAAAATTTATTTTTAAAAAATATTATTTTAGGTGGCTTAACAGCTTATTCATTAAATTCAAGTTCAATGGTTTTAAATGATTATTTTGATAGAGAAATCGATTCGATAAATGCTCCTAATAAACCTTTACCATCAAAAATAATAAGTGAGAAAGAGGCAATTTTATTTTCTTTTATTTTAACTATGATTGGTTTATTTTCATCATTATTAATATCATATAGTTGTTTAATAATAGCTAGTTTTTTTTATATTGCTTCTTTTTTATATAATTGGAAATTAAAGAAAACTGGTTTAATAGGAAATATGATAGTTAGTTTATGTGTAGCAGCTCCATTTCTTTATGGAGGATTAATAAGCGATGGTGAAATAACTCTTAGAATAGCTTTATTTTCAATAACTGCTTTTATTGCAAATACTGGTAGAGAAGTTATTAAGGGTATAGCAGATGTTGAAGGAGATGCTATTAAAGATGTTAAATCTATTGCTAGATTATTTGGAAATAAAATTGCAGCTAAAATTGGAGTTTTATTCTTTATTATAGCAATATTATTAAGCTTTATTCCTTTAATTTATAATTTAGTTTATCCTCTTTTTTATATACCATTAATAGTCATTACTGATTTAGGTTTTATTTATTCTTCTTATAAAATTATAAAAAATCCAACAAAAGAAAATACTTTAAAGATTAAGAAAATTGTTTTAATATGGATGCTTACAGCATTATTAGCTTTTCTAGTTGGTGGATTTTATGCCTAA